One Synechococcus sp. PROS-9-1 DNA window includes the following coding sequences:
- a CDS encoding GH116 family glycosyl hydrolase gives MAPLGLSALRSRLSRGSSGKGWQPPEASWSRSFGLGWQTPFTVRYASNLDDGPWHGMPLGGFGAGCIGRSSRGDFNLWHLDGGEHWYGSIPDCQFALWEKQGDQVRVHALATEPTRDDSKPESGKPLSSWQWYPASTEETSTGTYAARYPLSWNHYDGVFCADVSCEAFSPILPGDYQRSSYPVAVFRWTLSNPTNKPLELSLLLSWRNTVGWFTNTDASAEVHFRDDGSPEHNYAPAIGDSEGQSNRWIDGDGLRGVLLDGKRSTPLAEGEGQWCLALPDTLDGVELMRCSRWDPSGDGAELWQPFAAGGVIPDSNNDRASRKGEHASAAIAVKFTLAPGETREIPVAISWDLPVTSFATGVRDLRRYSDFYGADGCHAAAIAAEALRDWRSWHEQIEAWQAPVLARKELSEELRMALFNELYDLASGGSLWTAATSKDPYGRFGVLECLDYAWYESLDVRLYGSFALLQLWPELDKAVIRSFARAIPAADATQRPIGWYFTQGRGRVEADRKVKGATPHDLGAPNEVPFDATNYTAYQDCNLWKDLASDYVLQVWRTFKLAPTGEDLSFLAECWPAAVQALHYLKQFDVNDDGLPDNGGAPDQTFDDWPLKGVSAYCGALWIAALEAALAMAQRLQLELGLETGDEQHTFSGWLKQSRANFDTLLWNGEYYDIDAESGTPVVMADQLCGDFYARLLDLPPVVSEANSRSTLKAVKEACFDNFAGGTLGVANGLRRDGTPLDPNGTHPLEVWTGINFGIASYYRLMGEGKTAEAICSAVVTQVYAGGLQFRTPEAITAVNTFRACHYLRAMAIWGLWATHTDWETIPGAQRG, from the coding sequence ATGGCACCGCTCGGACTGTCCGCATTGCGTTCACGGCTGAGCCGCGGCTCATCAGGGAAGGGTTGGCAACCACCAGAAGCCAGCTGGAGCCGCTCGTTTGGCTTGGGTTGGCAGACCCCGTTCACGGTGCGCTATGCCAGCAACCTTGACGATGGCCCCTGGCATGGGATGCCCCTTGGTGGCTTTGGGGCAGGCTGCATTGGCCGCAGCTCCCGTGGTGATTTCAACCTGTGGCATCTCGATGGCGGCGAGCATTGGTACGGCAGCATTCCCGATTGCCAATTCGCGCTTTGGGAAAAACAAGGCGATCAGGTGCGTGTCCATGCCTTGGCTACAGAACCAACGCGCGATGACTCCAAGCCGGAGTCAGGCAAGCCGCTCAGCAGTTGGCAGTGGTATCCCGCCAGCACGGAGGAGACCAGCACTGGCACCTATGCCGCTCGCTACCCCCTGAGCTGGAACCACTACGACGGGGTGTTTTGCGCTGACGTGAGTTGCGAGGCGTTTAGCCCGATCCTTCCTGGTGATTACCAACGCAGCAGTTATCCGGTGGCGGTGTTCCGCTGGACGCTCAGCAATCCCACCAACAAGCCCTTAGAGCTGTCGCTGCTGCTGAGTTGGCGCAACACGGTGGGCTGGTTTACCAACACCGATGCCTCGGCAGAGGTGCACTTCCGTGATGACGGCAGCCCCGAGCACAACTACGCCCCAGCGATTGGAGATAGCGAGGGCCAGAGCAACCGCTGGATCGATGGCGATGGCCTGCGCGGGGTGCTGCTTGATGGCAAGCGCTCAACGCCGTTGGCAGAAGGTGAAGGGCAGTGGTGTTTGGCTCTGCCAGACACGCTGGATGGGGTGGAGCTGATGCGCTGCAGCCGCTGGGATCCCAGCGGTGATGGTGCCGAGCTCTGGCAGCCCTTTGCCGCGGGTGGGGTGATCCCCGATAGCAACAACGATCGCGCCAGCCGCAAGGGCGAACACGCCAGTGCGGCGATCGCCGTGAAATTCACCCTGGCGCCGGGTGAAACCCGAGAGATTCCGGTGGCGATCAGCTGGGATCTGCCGGTCACGAGCTTTGCCACGGGGGTGCGCGACCTGCGCCGCTACAGCGATTTTTATGGCGCCGATGGCTGCCATGCGGCGGCGATTGCGGCAGAAGCACTGCGTGATTGGCGGTCTTGGCACGAGCAAATCGAAGCCTGGCAAGCACCGGTGTTGGCGCGCAAGGAGCTTTCCGAGGAGCTGCGCATGGCGCTGTTCAACGAGCTCTACGACCTCGCCAGCGGCGGCAGCCTCTGGACGGCAGCCACGTCGAAAGATCCCTATGGCCGCTTTGGGGTGCTCGAGTGCCTCGATTACGCCTGGTACGAAAGCCTTGATGTGCGTTTGTATGGGTCCTTTGCCCTGCTGCAGCTTTGGCCTGAGCTCGATAAGGCGGTGATTCGCAGCTTTGCTCGGGCGATTCCAGCGGCGGATGCCACCCAACGGCCGATTGGTTGGTATTTCACCCAGGGCCGCGGCCGTGTGGAAGCAGACCGCAAGGTGAAAGGGGCCACACCCCACGATTTGGGAGCACCGAATGAGGTGCCGTTTGATGCCACGAATTACACCGCCTATCAAGACTGCAATCTCTGGAAAGATCTGGCCAGTGATTACGTGCTGCAGGTGTGGCGCACGTTCAAATTGGCGCCCACTGGTGAAGACCTCAGCTTTCTTGCGGAGTGCTGGCCTGCGGCGGTGCAGGCCCTGCACTACCTCAAGCAATTTGATGTGAATGACGATGGCTTGCCCGATAACGGCGGGGCGCCGGATCAAACCTTTGATGATTGGCCGCTCAAGGGGGTGAGTGCCTATTGCGGAGCGCTTTGGATTGCAGCCTTGGAAGCGGCCTTAGCAATGGCGCAACGGCTGCAGCTGGAGTTGGGATTGGAGACCGGCGACGAGCAGCACACCTTCAGTGGCTGGCTGAAGCAATCCCGCGCCAATTTCGACACGCTCCTCTGGAACGGTGAGTACTACGACATCGATGCGGAAAGCGGCACGCCGGTGGTGATGGCCGATCAGCTCTGTGGTGATTTCTATGCGCGCTTGCTGGATTTACCGCCGGTGGTGAGTGAGGCCAATAGCCGCAGCACCTTGAAGGCGGTGAAAGAAGCCTGTTTTGACAACTTTGCAGGCGGAACGCTCGGGGTCGCCAATGGCTTGCGCCGTGATGGCACTCCGCTGGATCCAAATGGCACCCACCCCTTGGAGGTGTGGACGGGGATCAACTTTGGAATCGCCAGCTATTACCGCTTGATGGGTGAGGGCAAAACCGCAGAAGCGATCTGCTCAGCGGTGGTGACCCAGGTGTATGCCGGTGGCTTGCAATTCCGCACTCCAGAAGCGATCACAGCCGTGAATACCTTTCGGGCTTGCCACTACCTGCGGGCGATGGCGATCTGGGGCCTCTGGGCCACACACACCGATTGGGAAACGATTCCTGGTGCGCAGCGGGGGTAA
- a CDS encoding DUF192 domain-containing protein has translation MDVSPPQQLPLEAQWCVRDHTCVLLEVADQPQEQRLGLMQRPALPPLRGMWFPFKPARPLRFWMLNTIAPLDMVFVHQGEVIAIEAEVPICLALPCQSFGPMADADGVIELGTGEAKRLGLGVGDAVVIEPITLKSPKQKVDEIRRSVTGDTLW, from the coding sequence ATGGACGTCTCTCCCCCCCAGCAGTTGCCCCTTGAGGCGCAATGGTGCGTTCGCGACCACACCTGTGTGCTTTTGGAAGTGGCAGATCAGCCCCAAGAACAACGGCTTGGACTCATGCAACGCCCAGCCTTGCCCCCTCTGAGGGGAATGTGGTTTCCGTTTAAGCCGGCACGGCCGTTGCGTTTCTGGATGCTGAATACGATTGCACCACTCGACATGGTGTTCGTGCACCAGGGCGAAGTGATTGCGATCGAGGCTGAGGTTCCGATCTGTCTCGCCTTGCCTTGCCAGAGCTTTGGGCCGATGGCTGATGCGGACGGCGTGATTGAGCTAGGGACTGGGGAGGCCAAGCGCCTGGGGCTTGGCGTTGGAGACGCGGTAGTGATTGAACCGATCACCCTGAAGAGCCCAAAGCAAAAAGTCGATGAGATACGTCGTAGCGTCACTGGCGATACGCTGTGGTGA
- a CDS encoding MFS transporter: protein MPYLGILASLQLIDPSVANIALVKASDALQMHGAVLALGASVSTLAQAAAVLVMGFFGDRFGRRRVLAASLLLALLGNLLSMLSSEAGLFLLGRALTGIALGSVLTSTFASVRFVTPAAGVSAALGLWNLLIVVGFISGSLLGGWMATIDWRLSFLLVPLICSASLLLLPALVPAIPGNRALKPDLPGLASIAIAMVLFLFGINHAALGLRSPSFWLPTCSGLLLFVLHISIERRSRKPIFPPRLYLRGFFAAAVINGIGWNVAQAVVQLQTSNFWQLVQGYSTSAVAFAQLPFLICFGVAGIYAGRWMGPGRRTLVLMAGGSLALVLGLALFAIVQVQTPYWQLLPALMLAGLGLAFVAVPQSALFVQEAPENCFGSVLAFRTTSGQLGFAFGLAASGTMISGFGFHDLHSRMQAAGLGLEHLPQLDEQIRLFLRNSPISLEGSASQQLLQLLREAYTQGLAGTMLVVAVITGLLFAISLLLLIIGREQQLLHQEGS from the coding sequence GTGCCCTATCTGGGCATCCTCGCCAGCTTGCAGCTGATCGACCCCAGTGTTGCCAATATCGCCTTGGTGAAAGCCAGCGATGCCTTGCAAATGCATGGCGCTGTGTTGGCCCTCGGCGCCAGCGTGTCCACCTTGGCTCAAGCCGCAGCGGTGTTGGTGATGGGCTTTTTCGGCGACCGTTTTGGGCGGCGGCGGGTGCTGGCGGCCTCCCTGCTACTGGCTCTGTTGGGGAATCTGCTCTCAATGCTGTCCAGCGAGGCGGGCCTGTTTCTGCTCGGCCGTGCCCTCACCGGCATCGCCCTGGGGTCGGTGCTCACCAGCACCTTTGCCAGCGTGCGCTTCGTGACTCCCGCTGCTGGCGTAAGCGCCGCCCTCGGCCTTTGGAACCTGCTGATCGTGGTGGGCTTTATCAGCGGCTCCCTGCTCGGTGGCTGGATGGCCACGATCGATTGGCGCCTGTCCTTTTTGCTGGTGCCACTGATTTGCAGCGCCAGCCTGCTGCTGTTGCCCGCGCTAGTACCTGCCATTCCAGGCAATCGCGCCCTCAAGCCCGACCTTCCCGGCCTAGCGAGCATCGCGATCGCGATGGTGCTGTTTCTGTTTGGCATCAACCACGCCGCCTTAGGGCTGCGCAGCCCCAGCTTCTGGCTGCCCACCTGCAGCGGACTGTTGTTGTTTGTGCTGCACATCAGCATTGAGCGCCGCAGCCGCAAACCGATCTTTCCGCCTCGGCTTTACCTGCGCGGTTTCTTTGCCGCAGCGGTGATCAACGGGATCGGCTGGAATGTGGCGCAAGCGGTGGTGCAGCTGCAAACCAGCAACTTCTGGCAGCTGGTGCAGGGTTACAGCACCAGTGCGGTGGCCTTCGCTCAGCTGCCCTTCCTGATCTGTTTTGGCGTAGCAGGGATCTACGCCGGGCGCTGGATGGGTCCAGGCCGGCGCACCTTGGTGTTGATGGCGGGCGGCAGCTTGGCGCTGGTGCTCGGCCTAGCTCTGTTCGCGATCGTGCAAGTGCAAACGCCCTATTGGCAGCTACTGCCGGCCTTAATGCTGGCCGGCCTCGGCCTGGCCTTTGTAGCCGTGCCGCAATCTGCCTTGTTTGTGCAGGAAGCACCGGAGAATTGCTTTGGATCGGTGCTGGCCTTTCGCACCACCAGCGGCCAGCTGGGCTTTGCCTTTGGGCTCGCCGCCAGTGGAACGATGATCAGCGGTTTTGGCTTCCATGATCTGCACAGCCGCATGCAAGCCGCGGGTCTGGGCTTGGAGCATCTGCCCCAACTCGATGAGCAGATTCGTTTGTTTCTACGCAATAGCCCGATCTCGCTTGAGGGATCAGCGTCTCAGCAACTGCTGCAACTGCTGCGGGAGGCCTACACCCAGGGGCTGGCAGGAACGATGTTGGTCGTGGCAGTGATCACGGGGCTGCTGTTTGCGATCAGCTTGCTGCTGTTGATCATTGGCCGCGAGCAACAACTGCTCCATCAAGAAGGTTCCTGA
- a CDS encoding DUF4278 domain-containing protein, whose product MTLTYRGKQYAQTNSATTSASNKIRLTYRGVVYAK is encoded by the coding sequence ATGACTCTGACTTACCGTGGCAAGCAGTATGCACAAACCAACAGTGCAACTACATCTGCTTCAAATAAAATCCGTCTGACTTACAGAGGTGTTGTTTACGCCAAGTGA
- the ribD gene encoding bifunctional diaminohydroxyphosphoribosylaminopyrimidine deaminase/5-amino-6-(5-phosphoribosylamino)uracil reductase RibD, whose translation MLSGSTRWNVWMRRALQLAALAEGQTSPNPLVGAVVLDAQGALVGEGFHAKAGQAHAEVGALAQAGARARGGTIIVTLEPCCHQGRTPPCSEAVIQAGIQRVVVALTDPDPRVAGGGIQRLRDAGLEVITGVLEAEAAQQNRAFVHRVQTGLPWGLLKWAMSLDGRTALPNGESQWISAPPARDWVHHWRAGCDAVIVGGGTVRADNPLLTSRGRRSPEPLRVVLSRSLDLPSQAQLWDTSLAPTLLAHGPGCADRPCPEGPETLELLASEPLDLLHALAARGCNRVLWECGPALAAAALQQGCVQELAVVIAPKLLGGDLARTPLGDLGFTAMDEVMALSDLNAQRLGSDLLLQQRLI comes from the coding sequence ATGCTGTCAGGCAGCACCCGCTGGAATGTTTGGATGCGCCGGGCTCTGCAGTTGGCAGCCCTGGCTGAAGGCCAAACCAGTCCCAACCCCCTAGTGGGTGCTGTGGTGCTGGATGCTCAAGGGGCTTTGGTCGGAGAAGGCTTTCATGCCAAGGCAGGGCAAGCCCATGCCGAGGTGGGTGCACTCGCTCAAGCTGGTGCGCGCGCCAGGGGCGGGACGATCATCGTCACGCTTGAGCCTTGCTGTCATCAGGGGCGAACGCCTCCTTGCTCGGAGGCGGTGATTCAAGCCGGCATTCAGCGCGTGGTTGTGGCACTCACAGATCCTGATCCGCGGGTGGCCGGTGGCGGCATTCAGCGCTTGCGCGATGCCGGATTGGAGGTGATCACCGGGGTGCTGGAGGCAGAGGCGGCTCAGCAAAATCGAGCCTTTGTCCATCGCGTTCAAACTGGCCTTCCTTGGGGCCTTCTCAAGTGGGCGATGAGTTTGGACGGCCGCACCGCTTTGCCGAATGGCGAAAGCCAGTGGATTAGTGCTCCTCCTGCGCGGGACTGGGTGCATCACTGGCGCGCAGGTTGCGATGCGGTGATTGTGGGTGGGGGCACCGTTCGCGCTGATAACCCCTTGCTCACCAGCCGTGGTCGGCGGTCGCCAGAGCCGTTGCGCGTGGTGCTGAGCCGGAGTCTTGATTTGCCTTCTCAGGCTCAGCTTTGGGACACAAGCCTGGCGCCAACGCTTCTGGCCCATGGGCCAGGTTGCGCTGATCGACCATGTCCTGAGGGACCGGAAACTCTCGAACTTTTGGCTAGCGAGCCGTTGGATCTCCTTCACGCTTTGGCTGCACGTGGTTGCAACCGCGTGCTCTGGGAATGCGGTCCGGCCCTAGCAGCGGCAGCGCTACAGCAGGGTTGCGTGCAGGAGTTAGCAGTCGTGATTGCCCCCAAGCTTCTTGGCGGTGATTTGGCCCGCACGCCTCTAGGTGATCTTGGCTTCACGGCGATGGATGAGGTTATGGCGCTTTCAGACCTCAATGCTCAACGTTTAGGCAGTGATCTGTTGCTGCAGCAGAGGCTGATCTAA
- the cbiE gene encoding precorrin-6y C5,15-methyltransferase (decarboxylating) subunit CbiE encodes MIDVIGTDAGAPGSLPPGAQLLVDQAHLLAAPKRMLPALQQWRTSEPNQRCIASDNPISLSEELLALGSDQRAVVLASGDPLWFGIGRILIERLGRERLRFHPSPSSLQLAFARLGRPWQDAQWLSLHGRDPAPLSLRLQQRPSALAVLTDPSRGGVDEVRQSLRSSGLESAYALWLCESLGHRSERVQRLAPCQATPSDLHPLHLVVLLAEAQAAPPADQLPLFGLEDGVFLQHSDRPGLMTKREVRIQLLAELNLPARGVLWDLGAGTGSVGLEALRLRPQLQLLCIEQRSGGSSLIAANAARLGVQPAAVLEGDAMEELPNLPAALAAPDRVLIGGGGRKRRALLEQVIQRMAPKGEVVIPLATLEALAELKPVLEATDYSVKVSQQQAWRGQPLADGTRLAPMNPVLILKGSAPPQN; translated from the coding sequence ATGATCGATGTGATCGGCACCGACGCCGGTGCTCCCGGCTCGCTCCCACCCGGAGCTCAGCTCCTGGTGGATCAGGCCCACCTGCTGGCAGCCCCAAAACGGATGCTGCCTGCCCTGCAGCAATGGCGCACCTCTGAACCAAACCAGCGTTGCATCGCCAGTGACAATCCAATCTCTCTAAGCGAGGAGTTGCTGGCCCTCGGGAGTGATCAGCGCGCGGTAGTGCTGGCCAGCGGTGATCCGTTGTGGTTCGGGATCGGCCGGATCTTGATCGAGCGCCTGGGACGCGAACGTCTGCGCTTTCATCCAAGCCCCTCGTCCTTGCAACTGGCATTTGCCCGACTGGGCAGGCCCTGGCAGGACGCGCAATGGCTCAGCTTGCATGGCCGTGACCCTGCCCCACTCTCTCTGCGCTTGCAACAACGCCCCAGCGCCTTGGCCGTGCTCACCGATCCCAGTCGAGGTGGTGTAGACGAGGTGCGCCAAAGCTTGCGCAGCAGCGGCCTGGAATCGGCCTATGCCCTCTGGCTCTGCGAATCGCTTGGTCACAGAAGTGAGCGCGTGCAACGGCTGGCCCCCTGCCAAGCCACGCCTAGCGATTTGCACCCCCTGCATTTGGTGGTGTTGCTTGCGGAAGCTCAAGCGGCTCCACCCGCCGATCAACTTCCACTGTTTGGCCTGGAGGATGGTGTGTTTCTCCAACACAGCGACCGCCCCGGCTTGATGACCAAACGGGAGGTGCGGATCCAATTGCTCGCTGAGCTCAACCTTCCAGCACGCGGCGTGCTTTGGGATCTGGGTGCGGGCACCGGCAGCGTTGGCCTCGAAGCGCTGCGGCTGCGGCCGCAGTTGCAGTTGCTTTGCATTGAACAGCGCAGCGGTGGATCGTCCCTGATCGCCGCCAATGCCGCACGCCTGGGTGTTCAACCAGCAGCTGTACTGGAGGGGGATGCCATGGAAGAACTCCCCAACCTCCCTGCAGCCTTAGCCGCCCCTGACCGGGTGCTGATTGGTGGCGGTGGCCGCAAACGCAGGGCCCTGCTGGAGCAAGTGATCCAACGCATGGCCCCCAAGGGTGAAGTGGTGATTCCACTCGCCACCTTGGAGGCCTTAGCGGAGCTGAAGCCGGTGCTTGAGGCCACCGATTACTCAGTGAAGGTGAGTCAGCAGCAGGCCTGGCGCGGACAACCGCTTGCCGATGGCACGCGGCTTGCTCCGATGAATCCGGTGTTGATCCTCAAGGGAAGCGCTCCCCCACAAAACTGA
- a CDS encoding potassium channel family protein, which translates to MKSDRSKRRNREKIYELLLSLCLLVLVSFAFPRLSWIGPLGYGLIALLLTQLVMIRKASLTVEDRLYQLLGLGALVALLLWQITPVRWVVSGVPLVLTWSVLVGWSVIRLVERLSQERKVTAGLLMGAAAGYLLLGLTAGLVMSAVETIQPGSFEPLNILKESAHGPDASVLVSMRAFSEINYFAFICLTTVGFGDIQPVLPVSRMLAMVTGIIGPLYLAVVMGVLIGRYTSQVEEEDIAEHNEHP; encoded by the coding sequence ATGAAATCTGACAGATCAAAGCGCCGCAATCGAGAAAAAATCTATGAGCTGCTTCTAAGCCTCTGCTTATTAGTGCTGGTGAGCTTTGCTTTTCCGCGCCTGAGCTGGATCGGCCCCCTGGGCTATGGCTTGATCGCCTTGCTGCTCACGCAACTGGTGATGATCCGCAAAGCGTCTCTCACCGTTGAAGACCGTTTGTACCAGCTCCTAGGTCTCGGGGCACTTGTTGCCCTGCTTCTGTGGCAAATCACTCCTGTGCGCTGGGTGGTGAGTGGCGTTCCGCTTGTGCTCACCTGGAGTGTGTTGGTGGGCTGGAGCGTGATCCGCTTGGTGGAGCGACTCTCCCAGGAACGCAAAGTTACGGCTGGCTTGCTGATGGGTGCTGCCGCTGGCTATCTGCTCTTAGGGCTAACAGCCGGCTTGGTGATGAGTGCGGTGGAAACCATTCAGCCAGGCAGTTTCGAACCACTCAACATCCTCAAAGAATCCGCCCATGGGCCCGACGCCAGTGTGCTGGTGTCAATGAGAGCCTTCTCTGAAATCAACTATTTCGCCTTCATCTGCTTAACCACCGTGGGCTTCGGTGACATTCAACCTGTGCTGCCCGTCTCGCGGATGCTGGCGATGGTGACGGGAATCATTGGACCGCTTTATTTAGCCGTGGTGATGGGAGTCCTGATCGGTCGTTACACCAGCCAAGTGGAAGAAGAAGACATCGCTGAACACAATGAACACCCATAG
- a CDS encoding NAD(+) kinase, translated as MPRVGLIVNDGKSLAVDTAQTIQERLELAGHEVVRVSSSGGMVGFANPDQHLRMLGYNACVPEGFDGSMALAIVLGGDGTVLSAARQTAPIGVPILTINTGHLGFLAEAYLGDLDKALEQILTDRWTIEERANMVVTVMRGDQRRWEALSLNEMALHREPLTSMCHFEIAIGRHAPVDISADGVILSTPTGSTAYALSAGGPVITPECPVLQLTPIAAHSLASRALVFSDQEPVTVFPATPERLMMVVDGSAGCYVWPEDRVLIRRSDHPVRFVRLSDHEFFQVLRNKLGWGLPHVAKPDRP; from the coding sequence GTGCCCAGGGTCGGACTGATCGTGAATGACGGAAAGTCACTCGCCGTTGACACTGCTCAAACGATTCAGGAGCGGCTCGAGCTCGCCGGCCATGAGGTGGTTCGAGTGAGCAGTTCTGGAGGCATGGTGGGTTTTGCAAACCCAGACCAGCACTTGCGGATGCTTGGGTACAACGCCTGCGTGCCAGAGGGTTTCGATGGCTCCATGGCTCTGGCCATTGTGTTGGGAGGGGATGGCACGGTGCTGTCAGCAGCCCGTCAAACAGCACCGATTGGGGTGCCGATTTTGACGATCAACACCGGCCATCTCGGCTTTCTTGCAGAGGCCTATCTCGGTGATCTCGATAAGGCCCTCGAGCAGATCCTCACCGATCGCTGGACGATCGAGGAGCGCGCCAACATGGTTGTGACTGTGATGCGCGGAGACCAACGGCGTTGGGAAGCCTTGTCTCTTAATGAGATGGCGTTGCACCGTGAGCCTCTCACCAGCATGTGCCACTTCGAAATTGCGATTGGCCGGCATGCACCTGTTGATATCTCCGCTGATGGAGTGATCCTGTCGACACCGACAGGGTCGACGGCCTATGCCCTCAGCGCAGGCGGACCTGTGATCACCCCCGAATGTCCGGTGTTGCAGCTCACGCCGATTGCGGCCCATTCCTTGGCTTCGCGTGCACTTGTCTTCAGTGATCAGGAACCCGTCACCGTCTTTCCAGCCACTCCCGAGCGCCTGATGATGGTGGTGGATGGAAGCGCAGGTTGTTATGTGTGGCCTGAGGACCGGGTCTTGATTCGGCGTAGTGACCACCCCGTGCGCTTTGTGCGCCTTTCGGATCATGAGTTTTTCCAGGTGTTGCGCAACAAGCTGGGTTGGGGCTTGCCCCATGTGGCGAAGCCGGATCGTCCATGA
- a CDS encoding DUF3122 domain-containing protein — MGVLRRLLVSLLAAVLLLLVTPNAALAQVHQHNDEAGAPMLRSLESLRDLDYDSWQAVAYRTGKPGNPVVLRIVGYPGKVRLDHPVSLLVQAGVKEWQLDDITLKNPALAKDGREAAAEFALDPLLTDLSNNRPLRLFLPGVFNELPVPPYVVGEWREVQTQQLS, encoded by the coding sequence ATGGGTGTGCTGCGTCGGCTTTTGGTTTCGTTGTTGGCGGCGGTGCTCCTGCTTCTGGTCACCCCAAACGCAGCGCTGGCCCAAGTGCATCAGCACAACGATGAGGCGGGTGCCCCAATGCTGCGCAGCCTTGAAAGCTTGCGCGATCTCGATTACGACAGCTGGCAGGCCGTTGCTTATCGCACTGGAAAGCCTGGAAACCCTGTAGTGCTGAGGATTGTGGGCTACCCCGGCAAAGTGAGGCTCGATCATCCAGTGTCTCTATTAGTTCAGGCCGGAGTGAAGGAATGGCAATTGGACGACATCACCCTCAAGAATCCAGCCCTTGCCAAAGACGGTCGAGAAGCTGCCGCTGAATTTGCGCTCGATCCGCTCTTAACTGATCTGAGCAACAACCGTCCTTTGCGTTTGTTCCTGCCGGGTGTGTTCAATGAATTGCCTGTTCCTCCCTATGTGGTGGGCGAGTGGCGCGAAGTACAAACGCAACAGCTGAGCTGA
- a CDS encoding FAD-dependent oxidoreductase, producing the protein MPNITPSHVVVIGAGWAGWGAAKSLCEAGVRVTLIDGITDPTGSTPLTTQSGKPFEAGTRGFWKDYPNINALTEELKLGDIFTAFTTSAFWSPNGLEATAPVFGDAPAWPSPFGQMLATFSNFKRLPLQDRLSISGLLYTILDLNRSEDIFNEYDKLSAQELFTKLGISKRLIDDFLRPILLVGLFKPPEELSAAVTMELLYYYALAHQDSFDVRWINSESIAKKLFEPLSQRLIAEHDLRVLGGTLATSLHFAPGTNQINAVGIQSVATGKTDRIGDVNAVVLAVGSKGIRSIMSQSPECRDAAPELVAAGSLGAIDVVSVRLWLDRYVPIPYPANVFSRFESLQGAGGTFFMLDQLQSKAEPALWGGNEPQGSVIASDFYNASKIALMEDQAIIELLTQQLLPISDSRFKEATVLEFEVQRYPNGVSLFSPGSFKQRPPLETSVASIVCAGDWVRMGTQEHGAKGLCQERAYVCGLEAGNSLLTRKIISGATQSQSLQHPVIPIRADEPQVVLGRAINKVVMDSLDLFGLKHPWLRK; encoded by the coding sequence ATGCCAAACATCACCCCGTCCCATGTGGTCGTGATCGGAGCGGGGTGGGCTGGTTGGGGCGCCGCCAAATCTCTCTGCGAAGCGGGCGTTCGCGTGACCCTGATCGACGGGATCACCGATCCAACCGGCAGCACACCGCTCACCACCCAAAGCGGCAAACCATTCGAGGCCGGCACGCGGGGGTTTTGGAAGGATTACCCCAACATCAATGCGCTGACGGAAGAACTCAAGCTCGGTGATATTTTCACCGCGTTCACCACCAGCGCCTTCTGGTCTCCCAATGGCCTGGAAGCCACAGCTCCGGTGTTTGGCGACGCACCAGCCTGGCCCAGCCCCTTCGGACAGATGCTGGCCACATTCTCAAACTTCAAACGGCTTCCCTTACAAGATCGCCTCAGCATTAGCGGACTTCTTTATACCATTTTAGACCTGAATCGAAGCGAAGATATTTTCAACGAATACGACAAACTGAGCGCCCAAGAACTGTTCACCAAGCTAGGAATTAGCAAACGTTTGATTGATGATTTCCTGAGACCCATTTTACTCGTGGGCCTTTTCAAGCCACCGGAAGAGTTGTCAGCCGCCGTAACGATGGAGTTGCTTTATTACTACGCCCTCGCCCATCAAGATTCGTTTGATGTGCGCTGGATTAACTCAGAAAGCATCGCCAAGAAACTCTTTGAACCCCTTAGTCAACGGCTGATCGCAGAGCATGATCTGCGCGTGTTGGGCGGGACCCTGGCCACCAGCTTGCACTTCGCACCAGGAACAAACCAGATCAACGCTGTTGGCATTCAATCCGTTGCAACGGGAAAAACCGATCGCATTGGCGATGTGAATGCAGTGGTTTTAGCCGTGGGCTCCAAGGGCATACGCTCGATCATGTCCCAATCTCCAGAGTGCCGAGACGCTGCACCAGAGCTGGTTGCGGCAGGATCCCTTGGCGCGATTGATGTGGTGTCAGTGCGGCTATGGCTCGATCGCTATGTCCCGATTCCCTACCCGGCCAATGTGTTCTCTCGCTTCGAATCCTTACAAGGAGCAGGCGGCACCTTCTTCATGCTCGACCAACTACAAAGCAAGGCCGAGCCGGCCCTCTGGGGTGGCAATGAGCCTCAGGGTTCAGTGATTGCCAGCGACTTTTACAACGCTTCCAAAATCGCACTCATGGAGGATCAAGCGATCATCGAATTGCTCACCCAACAGTTACTACCGATCAGCGATTCTCGCTTCAAGGAGGCAACGGTGCTCGAGTTTGAGGTGCAGCGCTATCCCAATGGGGTGTCGCTCTTTTCCCCGGGAAGTTTCAAGCAACGGCCACCTTTGGAAACCTCCGTAGCCTCGATCGTCTGCGCTGGCGACTGGGTGCGGATGGGCACGCAAGAACACGGCGCCAAAGGGCTATGCCAGGAGCGAGCCTATGTGTGCGGTTTAGAAGCAGGAAACTCATTGCTCACACGCAAAATCATCTCGGGAGCAACGCAGTCTCAAAGCCTTCAACACCCTGTGATCCCGATTCGCGCAGATGAGCCACAGGTGGTGCTCGGTCGCGCCATCAACAAAGTTGTGATGGATTCACTGGATCTCTTTGGACTGAAACACCCTTGGCTTCGCAAGTAG